Sequence from the Oncorhynchus kisutch isolate 150728-3 linkage group LG12, Okis_V2, whole genome shotgun sequence genome:
ACCATTTATGATCGGtgacagcctggtcccagatcagtttgtgccaTCTTGCCAATTCCTATGGTCATGCCAATTGGCAATATAGCAcaaactgatctaggaccaggctacatACCTGAACCATAAATATACACAAGGGTGTGAAAGCAGACGGCGTAGGTGTAGACTTTAGCCCACCTGTGAAGTCTGGCTTGAATCCAGGAGGTGGTGGCCCATGGGGATTGTAGCCGTTATCAGGGAACTGCCAGTCTTGTACTAGATTCGTCGGTCCACTCAGGAAAAGCTTGTACATACCATAGGCCAGAAACAATAGCAGAGCGAATATCACTAACCCACTGGAATCTTTCCCGGTAGAACTCTTGTTGTCTGTTGTTGCAATGGTGATGCTGGTTGTTGTTGTCGGAGGAACCCTTGAAGCTGGACGCGAAGTCACTGAAGCCACCTGAGAAATCATGGTTTTGTTCAATGGCATCAAACGGAAGAAAACGTACTGAACCAGGGAGGGAACTTATCCAATAAGACAATCGTTATTGTTTTCCGTCCTATAACGCTTTGAAACATTTCACAACGGTGTGTACTAATGACCCACCTGTTGAGCCCCCCTTGTGCCCCCTCTTGCCTTCCTCAGTCAGCTCCAGTGAGTACTCCAGTCCACACGAGCCCTTCAGTATGTAGGCGTCATCTGGATGGCTGAATCCCTCACAGCTGACCTCTATCCGTCCAAATTTGTAGGCGCTGTCCATGTCAGTTTTGCACTCCCAATGAAAGTGAAACAAGGATCTGTGCCATCTTGCCAACGGTCATTGTGCTAGATCTGGGAGCAGGCTAAAATGTAGCTCTACACCTTTTTTCCTCTATCTGCAAGTGTTTAGTCTTACCTGTGCGTTGACTCTGTCCCAGCCTTTGTTTTTGCATTGAACCACTTCAGAAATGAAGGATCCACAGCTGGCTGAGCCTCCAGCACACTGCAGCTGAGGTACAGCACTACTGCTTCTGGCAGTGtcgtacagtcgtggccaaaagttttgagaatgacacaaatattaatttccacaaagtttgctgcttcagtgtctttagatatttttgtcagatgttactatggaacactgaagtataattacaagcacttcataagtgtcaaaggcttgtaATGACAATTGCATGAAGttaatgcaaagagtcaataattgcagtgttgacccttctttttcaagacctctgcaatccgccctgtcatgctgtcaattaacttttgggccacatcctgactgatggcagcccattcttgcataatcaatgcttggagtttgtcagaatttgtgtgtttttgtttgtccacccgcctcttgaggattgaccacaatttctcaatgggattaaggtctggggagtttcctggccatggacccaaactATCGAtgtttgttccccgagccacttagttatcacttttgccttatggcaaggtgctccatcatgctggaaaaggcattgttcgtcaccaaactgttcctggatggttgggagaagttgctctaggaggatgtgttggtaacattctttattcatggctgtgttcttaggccaaattgtgagtgagcccactcccttggctgagaagcaaccccacacatgaatggtctcaggatgctttactgttggcatgacacaggactgatggtagcgctcaccttgtcttctcctgacaagcttttttccggatgccccaaacaatcagaaagggaattcatcagagaaaatgactttaccccagtcctcagcagtccaatccctgtatcttttgcagaatatcagtctgtcccggATGtctttcctggagagaagtggcttctttactGCCCTTCtcgacaccaggccatcctccaaaagtcttcacctcactgtgcgtgcagatgcactcacacctgcatgctgccattcctgagcaagctctgtactagtGGTGCactgatcccacagctgaatcaacattaagagacggtcctggcgcttgctggactttcttgggcgccctgaagccttcttcacaacaattgaaccgctctccttgaagttcttgatgatccgataaatggttgatttaggtgcaatcttactggcagcaatatccttgcctttgaagccatttttgtgcaaaacaattttatttgacctttatttaactaggcaagtcagttaagaacgaattctaattttcaatgacagcagtgggttaactacctgttcagtggcagaacgacagatgtgtactttatcagctcagggattagaactttcaacctttcggttcctagtccaacactctaaccactaggctaccctgccaccctaatGAATGCACatcggcatgtgtttccttgcaggtaaccattgttgacagaggaagaacaatgattccaagcaccaccctcctttttaaGCTTCCAgactgttattcgaactcaatcagcatgacagagtaatctccagccttgtcctcatcaacactcacacctgtgttaacgaaagaatcactgacatgatgtcagctggtccttttgtggcatggctgaaatgcagtggaaatgtttttggggattcgggacttcatctgatcactcttcataacattctggagtatatgcaaattgccatcatacaaactgaggcagtagactttgtgaaaattaatatttgtgtcattctcaaaacttttggccacgactgtacttgcCTTTATACAGGGTGAGTACCTGCACGTCTCGGAGCAAAACACTACCTGGAGCAGTATAGAGAAGAAGAATTATTCTCCATTCCAGGCATTATAAGGCGGAGCAAATAGGCTACTGATGAAAAACGTATGGCAAATTGGCAATCCTCTACAATTTAGTTATTATGTGTAGAATATGTTTATAATATGATGTTGCTTGAGCCTCCCTTGTATGCATTCTGGATCTTTGATCTTTACGGTACAAAAGCAAAAGGTCCGCAGCTATTCTTGATCAGGAACACTAATATCCACCTGCCTAGCTAGCCATTTCTGAAATTGGTACAATAAGCAAGAACCAGAGATATTTTAGCTATAATCGTGTAGCCTAAACGTTTTTGCAAGAGAACTAGATTCTAGAAAGTGAATAGCTATTATGCGGAAATAAACACTGGCCTTCATTCCAACTTCTGATGTGAGCTACAGAGAGGAAAAGCAAAATGATTAGAAGCAATCCCTTAATTGTTGGTATTCGTCCACCGAATCCTTCAGATGTTGTGGTGTGTAATCAGTTATAAATGCTCATTTGAATCATATCCTGGGAAAGAAAAATAGATAAGTTTACTCGACTGATGAAACCACAACTCCCGGGTGTAACGTCATCTGTTTTGAGCAGGAATGAGCCAATCACGAGCAAGCACGACAGTGCCGTTATGTTCATTCCTCTGTGAAGCCCTCTAGCGTACATATCTAGGTGGCTAATGATAGAAGAGAGGATTATAGTCATGTGATGTACTTTTAGGCCAGGCTAATGGAGATGGTGTTTATCCAGATGACTTTCCTTTTTTGTCCATATAGTCTTGCTCTATGGGCTCTTCAAAGCTGGATGTGATATAAGCCCAATGTTCCTATTATTTGAATTAATACCAATACTGTACTTGATAAATGTGAAATCAAAAATACTCTGACAAGGTTGTTTGTTTCAGTTATcaatattttatttatatatattataaattttgtcatgaatacaaagtgttatgtttggggcaaatccaaataacacattactgagtatcactctccatattttcgagcctagtggtggctgcatcatgttatgggtatgcttgtaatcgttaaggactggagagtttttcaggattaaaaaaaacatttacataatggagctaagcacaggcaaaatcgaGGAAAATCTGgtccagtctgctttccaccagacactgagagatgtgttttagattattgtcctgctgaaaggttaatTCAAGGCTAAATCTaccctggagttgcttaccaagaagacaatgaatgttcctTTGTGGCCGAGTTAGATTTGACTTAAATCTTCTTGAAATTCTAagacaagacctgaaaatggttgtcaagcaataatcaacaacacatttgacagagcttgaagaattttttaaataataatgggcaaatgatGCACAAtcaaagctcttaagagacttttgccagaaagactcacagctgtaatcgctgctaaaggtgattTTACCATGTATTGAGGGTGGAATACTTACATAAATTtgatatttctttatttcatttaCTAAATTAGGGAACTtgtctaaacatgttttcactttgtcattatggggtattttgtgtagatgggtgagaattagattttattttgaattcaggctgtaacacaaaatgtgtaataagtcaaagggtatgaacactttctgaaggccctacatacagtacatacatacaggtaaAAGATgtagctttttgttgttgttgcagtattactttagtgccttgttgcaaacaggctgcatgttttggaatatatttattctgtacagcagtggaggctgctgaggggaggatggctcataataatgcctggaatggcatcaatggtatcaaacacatcagatatttgatttccatgtggttgataccactccatcccagccattattatgagccgtccttccctcagcagccttcactgctgtacaggcttccttcttttcactctgtcaattaggttagtattgtggggtAACTAtaatattgttgatccatcctcagttttctcctatcacagccactaaactctgtaactgttttaaagtcaccaatggcctcatggtgaaatccctgagcggtttccttcctctctggcaactgagttaggaaagatgcctgtatctttgtagtgactgggtgtgtatggaaacaccatccaaagtgtaattaataacttcaccatgctcaaagggatattcaatgtctgctttttttggtaaccatctaccaataggtgtccttatttgcaaggcattggaaaacctcccaggtctttgtggttgaagcggtgtttgaaaatcactgctcgactgatggaccttacagataattgtatgtgtggggtacagagattaggtagtcattcagaaatcatgttaaacacctattgcacacagagtgagtccatgcttattatgtgacttgttaagcacatactcctgaacttatttaggcttgccataacaaaaggggttgaatacttattgacatttcagcttttcatttttaattaatttgtaaaaaattaatcgaaaaacataattccactttgatattacgGGGTCTtgtctgtaggccagtgacacaaaatctcaagtgaacccattttaaattcaggctgtgacacaacaaaatgtggaaaaagccaaggggtgtgaatactttctgaaggcactgtaggtcagTTGTATAAAACATATTTGATATTGGTGTGCGTCTCTAAACTAGTTGATTATCAGCGGGGAAACAGTGAGTTAACATTTGAACCATCCATAAGTTGCTAATTAAAAAGGTCCGGAGGGGGTATGTCTGTACAGAACCAAAACATAAATAATACaaacacaaaaaataaataaacaggaaAAATAAAGTCCAAACTTTTCCGCCTACCCACAATTCAAATCCATGTTTTCATCTTCGTTGTCGATATTGTGAAGCAACATTGTATTGGTAAACTAAACGGATGTGAACAAATTTGATTGGAAGTGCCATATATATCTTGAGTCCAGGGGTAGCTATACACACTAAGTACAATACCACAGATACTGTTTATGCTCACAGTTCAATCAGATGTTAGCTCCTGTTCAAGCGtaaagagtgctgatctagaatcagatcCCCCTTCTTATTCATTATGTATTAAAAGTcaaaactgattctagatcaccactcctactctgagaagcGTTTTGAATACAAGCCTTATTGTTCCTTAGCTATTAGCTGTTACAAAGGCAAAGTAAAAACAATACTGTTTGTTCTCTGgtttacagacacacaaacaaaacattaGATACAAAATAAAGAGAAGAAACTACAAAGGTCAATCGTTGTCCTATTATTCAGAAAAATAGAGCAGGAAAT
This genomic interval carries:
- the LOC109900463 gene encoding store-operated calcium entry-associated regulatory factor-like — its product is MSPGQKHRGSVLLRDVQVLTLYKGKYSRGQNSSAVPQLQCAGGSASCGSFISEVVQCKNKGWDRVNAQWECKTDMDSAYKFGRIEVSCEGFSHPDDAYILKGSCGLEYSLELTEEGKRGHKGGSTASRVPPTTTTSITIATTDNKSSTGKDSSGLVIFALLLFLAYGMYKLFLSGPTNLVQDWQFPDNGYNPHGPPPPGFKPDFTGARAAGGTGNGFWTGIGTGGVLGYLFGSQWYR